Proteins from a genomic interval of Brevinematales bacterium:
- a CDS encoding DNA cytosine methyltransferase, whose translation MKILDLFCGGGGAAMGIHRACPTAEITGIDIVNQPEYPFRFIIGNVMDLPIDYLKSFDFIWASPPCQRYSQLTKMNVSKGIKNYDDYPDYFLSIRERIICSERPYCIENVPQAPFDHINSSVISLDGVMFNLKVVRRRLFELGRFWILQPLRPKKRGSTMDGTYVCVYGHSAVNSGKMKKPSWATTKSGLHTRQIAMGIDWINNKKTLSEAIPPVYSEYIFNGFLHNRR comes from the coding sequence ATGAAAATCCTAGATTTATTCTGCGGTGGAGGCGGCGCGGCGATGGGTATTCACCGCGCTTGCCCGACAGCGGAGATTACCGGAATAGACATCGTAAACCAGCCCGAATATCCGTTTAGATTTATCATAGGAAACGTGATGGATTTACCGATCGATTATCTCAAATCATTCGATTTTATCTGGGCGTCCCCGCCTTGTCAACGATATTCACAATTAACAAAAATGAATGTATCTAAGGGAATAAAAAACTATGATGATTATCCAGATTATTTTCTTTCTATTCGTGAACGAATAATTTGTTCAGAACGTCCTTATTGTATTGAAAATGTTCCGCAAGCCCCTTTTGATCACATAAATTCATCTGTTATTTCTCTTGATGGCGTGATGTTTAATTTAAAGGTTGTTCGACGTAGATTATTTGAATTAGGCAGATTCTGGATATTGCAACCCTTACGCCCGAAAAAACGTGGGTCCACGATGGATGGTACTTACGTTTGTGTTTATGGGCATAGTGCTGTCAATAGCGGTAAAATGAAGAAACCTTCTTGGGCAACCACTAAAAGCGGCCTACATACACGCCAGATTGCGATGGGAATAGATTGGATTAATAATAAAAAAACTCTGTCAGAAGCAATTCCGCCGGTATATTCAGAATACATTTTCAACGGATTTCTTCATAATAGACGGTAA